The Thalassotalea nanhaiensis genome has a window encoding:
- the hflK gene encoding FtsH protease activity modulator HflK, which translates to MAWNEPGKNDNDPWKNKGGRDQGPPDLDELLKDLGNKFGGIFGGNKPGKSGGSGSFSSFGAGIVIAIAVVVWAVSGFYTIKEAERGVVLQFGEFNGLVDPGIHWQPTFVQKVIPVDVQTTRNLPADGYMMTEDLNLIRVEMAVQYRIIDARNYLFSVTNADNSLEHAFDSAIRYVVGHSEMDDVLTTGKEQVRQSVWAELDKVIEAYNMGIIVSDVNFKNARPPEQVKDAFDDVNAAKEDEERFVLEAEAYALSVEPEARGRAKRMEQDAIAYKQQIVLASEGEVAKFEKLLPEYKAAPEVTRQRLYISTMEKVYSNTSKVMVDVDGGNSMMYLPLDKIMQQQNQTSPFKREINPMTQAPVQQGRNSTVNSLSGRADRFSRGDN; encoded by the coding sequence ATGGCTTGGAATGAACCGGGGAAAAACGATAATGATCCCTGGAAAAATAAAGGCGGTCGTGATCAAGGGCCACCAGATTTAGACGAACTATTGAAAGATCTTGGCAATAAATTTGGCGGGATTTTTGGTGGAAATAAGCCGGGGAAATCTGGCGGTTCTGGTAGTTTCAGTAGCTTTGGCGCTGGTATCGTAATTGCGATTGCCGTTGTTGTTTGGGCTGTAAGTGGTTTCTATACCATTAAAGAAGCAGAGCGTGGCGTAGTGTTACAGTTTGGTGAATTTAATGGTTTAGTTGATCCAGGTATTCATTGGCAACCTACTTTTGTACAAAAAGTAATACCTGTTGATGTACAAACAACCCGTAACCTTCCTGCTGACGGTTATATGATGACGGAAGACTTGAATTTGATTCGAGTAGAGATGGCCGTTCAGTACCGTATTATCGATGCTCGTAATTACCTATTTAGCGTAACTAATGCTGATAACAGTTTAGAGCATGCCTTTGACAGTGCGATTCGTTATGTTGTTGGTCATTCTGAAATGGATGATGTATTAACAACTGGTAAAGAACAAGTTCGTCAATCGGTATGGGCTGAACTTGACAAAGTTATCGAAGCATACAACATGGGCATTATTGTATCGGATGTTAACTTTAAAAATGCCCGCCCGCCTGAGCAAGTTAAAGACGCATTTGATGACGTGAATGCTGCAAAAGAAGATGAAGAGCGTTTTGTATTAGAAGCAGAAGCTTATGCGCTATCAGTAGAGCCAGAGGCTCGTGGTCGTGCTAAACGTATGGAACAAGATGCGATTGCTTACAAGCAGCAAATTGTTTTAGCGTCTGAAGGTGAAGTAGCCAAGTTTGAGAAACTTTTACCAGAATATAAAGCGGCACCAGAAGTTACGCGCCAGCGTTTATACATTAGCACTATGGAAAAAGTATATTCTAATACTTCAAAAGTTATGGTTGATGTAGATGGCGGTAATAGCATGATGTACTTGCCACTGGATAAAATAATGCAGCAGCAAAATCAAACGTCACCTTTTAAAAGAGAAATCAATCCGATGACGCAAGCACCAGTACAACAAGGTAGAAATTCAACTGTGAATTCGTTATCTGGCCGTGCTGATCGTTTCAGCCGAGGAGATAACTAA
- the hflX gene encoding ribosome rescue GTPase HflX, whose product MFDRHQAGEQAVLVHIDFPQENAREDLQEFEMLVSSAGVNSLTVVTGKRSTPHTKFFVGSGKAEEIREAVNLYNADVILFNHVLSPSQEKNIEALCECRVIDRTTLILDIFAQRARTHEGKLQVELAQLRHMSTRLIRGWTHLERQKGGIGLRGPGETQLETDRRLLRDRMHNIRGRLEKVEKQRHQGRRARERAEIPTVSLVGYTNAGKSTIFNRITNADVYAADQLFATLDPTLRKLHIEDVGRIILADTVGFIRHLPHDLVAAFKATLTETREADLQLHVVDIADERRADNMAQVDAVLEEIEANEIPQLLVCNKIDNLHDIAPRIDRDDQGKPIRVWLSARANIGLELLNDALSELLATDIVKHTLKIPATAGKLRGTLYQLNCIKDESYDEQGNCLLDVTLPLREWNKLLKAGKSELEGFILN is encoded by the coding sequence TTGTTTGATAGACATCAAGCAGGTGAGCAAGCTGTACTCGTTCACATAGATTTTCCGCAAGAAAACGCCCGTGAAGACCTACAAGAATTTGAAATGCTAGTATCTTCTGCTGGTGTAAATTCTTTAACTGTTGTTACTGGTAAACGAAGTACCCCTCACACTAAATTTTTTGTTGGCAGTGGTAAAGCTGAAGAAATTCGCGAAGCAGTGAATTTGTATAATGCTGATGTGATTTTATTTAATCATGTCCTTAGCCCGTCTCAAGAGAAAAATATAGAAGCGTTGTGCGAGTGTCGTGTAATTGACCGAACTACGTTAATTCTTGATATCTTTGCCCAGCGCGCTCGTACTCACGAAGGTAAGTTGCAAGTTGAACTTGCCCAACTTCGTCATATGAGCACTCGATTGATTCGAGGTTGGACGCATTTAGAAAGACAAAAAGGTGGTATTGGCTTACGCGGGCCCGGTGAAACTCAATTAGAAACTGATAGACGTCTACTTCGCGATCGTATGCACAATATTCGTGGTCGTTTAGAAAAAGTAGAAAAGCAACGTCATCAAGGCCGCAGAGCACGTGAAAGAGCTGAAATACCTACAGTTTCGTTAGTGGGTTATACCAATGCTGGCAAGTCGACAATATTCAATCGCATTACCAATGCTGATGTGTATGCAGCCGATCAATTGTTCGCTACCCTTGATCCAACGCTAAGAAAGCTCCATATAGAAGATGTGGGCCGAATTATTTTAGCTGATACCGTAGGATTTATTCGTCACTTACCTCACGATTTAGTTGCAGCCTTTAAAGCTACGCTGACTGAAACAAGAGAAGCTGACTTGCAATTACATGTTGTAGATATTGCTGATGAACGCCGCGCAGATAACATGGCGCAAGTTGATGCGGTACTAGAAGAAATTGAGGCGAACGAAATACCACAGTTGTTGGTGTGTAATAAAATTGATAATTTACATGATATAGCACCACGTATTGATCGAGATGATCAAGGTAAGCCGATCAGAGTTTGGTTATCAGCGCGAGCAAATATAGGATTAGAGTTACTAAATGACGCTTTGTCCGAATTGCTAGCAACCGATATTGTTAAGCACACATTAAAAATACCGGCTACAGCTGGAAAATTGCGTGGTACGTTATACCAACTAAACTGTATAAAAGATGAATCATATGACGAGCAGGGTAATTGTTTACTTGATGTAACATTACCATTGCGAGAATGGAATAAATTGTTGAAAGCAGGTAAAAGCGAATTAGAGGGCTTTATCCTGAATTAA
- the hfq gene encoding RNA chaperone Hfq, which translates to MAKGQSLQDPFLNALRRDRIPVAIYLVNGIKLQGQVESFDQFVILLKNTVSQMVYKHAISTVVPSRAVNTSNPAEFAQPGE; encoded by the coding sequence ATGGCAAAAGGTCAATCTTTACAAGACCCATTTTTGAATGCTTTACGTCGTGATCGCATTCCCGTGGCAATCTATTTAGTCAACGGTATAAAACTGCAAGGCCAAGTTGAATCATTTGATCAATTTGTAATTTTGCTAAAAAACACGGTAAGCCAGATGGTATATAAGCATGCTATCTCTACGGTTGTACCGTCTCGCGCTGTTAATACATCTAATCCGGCTGAATTTGCTCAACCGGGGGAATAA
- the miaA gene encoding tRNA (adenosine(37)-N6)-dimethylallyltransferase MiaA translates to MSDNKQQKLPPVICIMGPTASGKTDLAFGLSDNLPCDIISVDSALIYKDMNIGSAKPTEEELAKYPHRLIDIIDPSESYSVADFCRDAKREIDEIRSRGRIPILVGGTMMYFKGLLEGISPLPAADAEIRAGINAEAEQKGWQHIHDLLNEVDPVSAERIHPNDPQRLTRALEVYRITNKSMTELTKVKGDTLDGDVLQFAISTTERSELHQRIELRYNIMLEQGFQHEVEQLKQRDELHEDLPSIRCVGYRQMWQHLNGEYDYEEMIFRGVCATRQLAKRQLTWLRGWPNLTWLTTNDETNLQQILSCLAKLKS, encoded by the coding sequence ATGAGCGATAACAAGCAACAAAAGTTACCACCTGTCATTTGCATTATGGGGCCAACAGCCTCAGGAAAGACTGATTTGGCTTTTGGCTTAAGTGATAATTTACCTTGCGATATTATCAGTGTTGATTCAGCGCTTATCTATAAAGATATGAATATTGGCAGTGCCAAGCCTACTGAAGAAGAGCTAGCCAAGTACCCACATCGGTTAATTGATATTATTGACCCAAGTGAGAGTTACTCTGTCGCAGACTTTTGTCGGGACGCAAAACGTGAAATAGATGAAATTCGCAGCCGTGGCCGAATTCCTATTTTAGTTGGTGGAACTATGATGTACTTCAAAGGTCTACTTGAAGGTATTTCACCTTTACCAGCTGCTGATGCTGAAATTAGAGCGGGTATAAATGCGGAAGCAGAGCAAAAAGGTTGGCAGCATATACATGATTTACTCAATGAAGTAGATCCAGTGTCAGCAGAGAGAATTCACCCTAATGACCCACAGCGTTTAACCAGAGCTTTAGAAGTTTATCGCATAACTAATAAAAGCATGACTGAGTTAACCAAGGTTAAAGGTGATACTCTAGATGGCGATGTACTGCAGTTTGCGATTAGCACCACAGAGCGATCTGAATTGCATCAGCGCATCGAACTCAGATACAACATTATGTTGGAACAAGGTTTTCAACATGAAGTAGAACAATTAAAACAGCGCGACGAATTACATGAAGACTTACCCTCTATTCGTTGTGTTGGATATAGACAAATGTGGCAACATTTAAACGGTGAATATGATTATGAAGAAATGATATTTCGCGGTGTTTGCGCCACTAGACAGCTCGCCAAGCGGCAACTAACTTGGCTTCGTGGTTGGCCAAACTTAACTTGGTTAACCACTAATGATGAAACTAATTTACAACAAATCTTAAGTTGTTTAGCAAAGTTGAAATCATAG
- the mutL gene encoding DNA mismatch repair endonuclease MutL: MSIAVLPARLANQIAAGEVVERPASVVKELVENSIDAGATKITIEIEKGGSKRIKITDDGKGIIKDELTLALSRHATSKIKSLDDLESIHSLGFRGEALASISSVSRLTLTSKPVEQDSAWQAIAVGRDMQVDIKPAAHPDGTSIDVEDLFFNTPARRKFLRTEKTEFTHIDEVVRRIALSKLAITIILIHNGKVIRQYRSAKTEKQIEKRIASVCGQGFIDNAVALDFKHDNLHLWGWIAKPEFYRSQNDLCYSYVNDRMMRDKLINHAIRQAYADRLTHDGYPAFVLFFNLDFADVDVNVHPAKHEVRFHQARFVHDFICSAVEQTLSAQQAEIPDTLLCDEHGEVIDNANQPYARDYVQPLQMVSENNASRGSSSPNSYQHSQRPSGQAVSNYHSLLTTPQQSPVDTVAIQSSEPSAATEYAPAVTLSQPAVNEQFRLLTMADNFVALVLYKELIYCVQLKPLCNTVNKELLKQSFTAGIVSQPLLLPVSIAMDKSALSFIETNIDSFEHAGIKCTVKGSQCIIRQYPAQFRDKDISQSFLQLLNLLLAEETITEQSWLTAFAELKLPEQLDLTHAQQLLLNSKTIQNFDLSEYMRLNSIEVDLISYINQLAR, translated from the coding sequence ATGTCTATTGCTGTATTACCTGCTCGCCTTGCTAACCAAATAGCAGCTGGCGAAGTGGTTGAGCGTCCTGCCTCTGTTGTGAAAGAACTGGTGGAAAATTCCATTGATGCTGGCGCAACAAAAATTACTATTGAGATAGAAAAGGGTGGCTCTAAGCGCATTAAAATTACCGATGACGGTAAAGGTATTATTAAAGATGAATTAACCTTAGCGTTATCACGCCATGCTACCAGTAAAATTAAAAGTCTGGATGACTTAGAGTCAATACACAGTTTAGGCTTTCGTGGTGAAGCATTAGCCAGTATCAGTTCTGTTTCTCGATTAACCTTAACGTCTAAACCTGTAGAGCAAGACTCTGCTTGGCAAGCAATTGCTGTAGGCCGAGATATGCAGGTTGATATCAAACCTGCCGCTCATCCTGATGGCACAAGCATTGATGTTGAAGATTTATTTTTCAATACACCAGCAAGAAGAAAATTTTTACGGACAGAAAAAACTGAGTTTACTCATATTGATGAGGTGGTGCGTCGTATTGCTCTGTCTAAATTAGCAATCACCATTATTCTTATCCACAACGGCAAAGTGATACGCCAATATCGAAGTGCTAAAACCGAGAAGCAAATCGAAAAACGTATTGCCTCGGTATGTGGACAAGGCTTTATCGACAATGCTGTCGCATTAGATTTTAAGCATGATAATTTGCACTTGTGGGGCTGGATTGCAAAACCTGAATTTTATCGTAGTCAAAATGATTTATGCTACAGCTACGTAAATGATCGAATGATGCGTGATAAATTAATCAATCATGCAATCAGACAAGCCTACGCTGACAGGTTAACTCATGATGGTTACCCGGCATTTGTATTGTTTTTTAACTTAGATTTTGCCGACGTTGATGTAAATGTGCATCCGGCGAAGCATGAAGTACGTTTTCATCAAGCACGCTTTGTTCATGATTTTATTTGCTCCGCCGTTGAGCAAACACTTTCTGCGCAGCAAGCAGAAATACCTGACACGCTGTTATGTGATGAGCATGGTGAAGTGATTGACAATGCCAATCAACCGTACGCTCGTGATTATGTACAGCCATTACAAATGGTCTCAGAAAACAATGCTAGTCGAGGAAGCAGTAGCCCAAACAGTTACCAACACAGTCAACGACCTTCCGGGCAAGCAGTTAGTAATTACCACTCACTGTTAACAACGCCGCAGCAAAGTCCTGTAGATACAGTGGCCATACAGTCTAGTGAGCCTTCTGCAGCAACTGAGTATGCTCCTGCGGTAACGTTGAGCCAGCCTGCGGTTAATGAGCAGTTTCGCTTATTAACAATGGCAGACAACTTTGTTGCCCTAGTACTGTACAAAGAACTTATCTATTGTGTGCAGTTAAAACCATTGTGTAATACGGTAAATAAAGAATTATTAAAGCAATCATTTACCGCCGGCATTGTTTCTCAACCGTTATTATTACCAGTATCTATCGCAATGGATAAATCAGCTCTCAGCTTTATTGAAACAAATATTGATTCATTTGAACACGCTGGAATTAAATGCACGGTCAAAGGCTCACAATGTATTATTCGCCAATATCCGGCGCAGTTTAGAGATAAAGATATTAGTCAAAGTTTTTTACAGCTGCTTAATTTATTACTGGCAGAAGAAACCATTACCGAGCAGTCTTGGTTGACTGCGTTTGCCGAGCTTAAATTACCAGAGCAATTAGACTTAACTCACGCGCAACAGTTGTTATTAAACAGTAAAACAATACAAAACTTTGATCTTTCTGAGTATATGCGCTTGAATTCTATTGAAGTAGACCTTATTTCATACATTAATCAGCTAGCACGCTAA
- a CDS encoding N-acetylmuramoyl-L-alanine amidase, with protein MRSCSLKIFVVLLSMFAVNAWAINVIEGVRIWPAPENTRVVFDLSDKPDYSYFYLSNPKRLVIDFKNTQNISNLSNLAKNDTRIKLIRTSTSKNNTAVRLVLELNDSYDDSIFVLAPTGPYGDRLVVDLLDKKRKQVATHKPKNTKRDVIIGIDAGHGGEDPGSISKSGTYEKKITLAIAKRLQKIIDKEPGMKAVMIRSGDYFVNLNRRTEIARQKQVDFLVSIHADAFHTSQPRGASVWIVNNSRAQSELSRWLVNREKNSELLGGGGELIKRTNDDNLAVFLADLTKDKSLEISDRMANNVIKELKSVTKMHKTKPQNASLAVLKSSDIPSMLVETGFISNPYDFKNLMSSRHQTKLATAIFKGMKKHFVRYPPEGSLLASQKPTQHKVGRGESLSVVAQRYKVSVKSIKLANNLKSDVVRIGQTLTIPRVN; from the coding sequence ATGAGAAGTTGTAGTTTAAAAATATTTGTTGTGCTTTTAAGTATGTTCGCCGTTAATGCTTGGGCTATTAATGTGATAGAAGGCGTTCGTATTTGGCCTGCTCCTGAAAACACTAGAGTCGTATTCGATTTAAGTGATAAGCCTGACTATAGCTATTTTTATCTAAGCAACCCAAAGCGCTTAGTTATTGATTTCAAAAACACTCAAAATATTTCAAATTTGAGTAACCTTGCCAAAAACGATACCCGAATTAAGTTAATTCGTACTAGCACCAGTAAGAATAATACCGCAGTGCGCTTAGTATTAGAGCTTAATGACAGCTACGATGACAGCATATTTGTGCTTGCGCCAACGGGACCATATGGCGATCGCTTGGTTGTTGATCTACTTGATAAAAAACGCAAACAAGTGGCCACTCATAAGCCTAAAAACACCAAACGCGATGTGATCATTGGTATTGATGCGGGTCATGGTGGTGAAGATCCCGGCTCAATTTCAAAAAGCGGCACTTATGAGAAAAAAATCACTTTAGCCATTGCTAAGCGTTTACAGAAAATTATCGATAAAGAGCCCGGTATGAAAGCGGTAATGATCCGCAGTGGAGATTACTTTGTTAACTTAAATCGCCGTACCGAAATTGCCCGTCAAAAGCAGGTAGACTTTTTAGTATCAATACATGCCGATGCTTTTCATACGTCACAGCCGCGCGGCGCTTCAGTTTGGATTGTAAATAATTCCAGAGCACAATCAGAATTGTCACGTTGGTTGGTAAATCGCGAGAAAAACTCAGAATTACTCGGTGGTGGTGGTGAATTAATTAAACGCACTAATGATGACAACTTGGCAGTTTTCTTGGCTGATCTTACTAAAGATAAGTCATTGGAAATTAGCGACCGCATGGCGAACAATGTCATAAAAGAGCTTAAATCCGTAACGAAAATGCATAAAACCAAACCACAAAATGCCAGCTTAGCGGTATTAAAATCGTCAGATATTCCATCAATGCTGGTTGAAACCGGTTTTATTTCAAACCCTTATGACTTTAAAAACTTAATGTCGTCAAGACATCAAACCAAACTGGCAACCGCAATTTTTAAAGGCATGAAAAAGCACTTTGTTCGTTACCCACCAGAGGGTTCATTATTAGCGAGTCAAAAACCAACACAGCATAAAGTTGGTCGCGGTGAGTCGCTGTCCGTTGTTGCTCAGCGCTATAAGGTCTCAGTTAAATCGATTAAATTAGCCAACAACTTGAAAAGCGATGTGGTTCGTATTGGCCAAACTCTGACTATTCCCCGGGTTAACTGA
- the tsaE gene encoding tRNA (adenosine(37)-N6)-threonylcarbamoyltransferase complex ATPase subunit type 1 TsaE has translation MKEVTLTLADEHATVAMGKQLANITKQLNLDNLLVFLNGDLGAGKTTLTRGFVQGMGHTGNVKSPTYTLVEPYELSPWHVYHFDLYRLADPEELEYMGIRDYFSIKSCSFIEWPEKGAGVLPQEDLIINLQYNDTHRLITLLAATSKGEQIINLIT, from the coding sequence ATGAAAGAAGTAACATTAACATTAGCCGATGAACACGCTACTGTAGCTATGGGTAAACAATTAGCAAACATTACCAAACAGCTAAATTTAGATAATTTATTAGTGTTCTTAAATGGCGATTTAGGTGCAGGTAAAACCACATTAACCCGTGGATTTGTTCAAGGCATGGGCCACACTGGAAACGTAAAAAGCCCTACATATACCTTGGTAGAGCCTTATGAGTTATCACCATGGCATGTGTATCATTTTGACTTATATCGTCTGGCCGACCCTGAAGAGTTGGAATATATGGGGATACGCGACTATTTTTCGATAAAATCGTGCAGTTTTATTGAGTGGCCTGAAAAAGGTGCTGGTGTTTTGCCCCAAGAAGATCTTATTATTAATTTGCAGTATAATGATACCCATAGACTCATCACACTATTGGCTGCAACCAGTAAAGGTGAGCAAATAATAAATCTAATAACATAA
- a CDS encoding NAD(P)H-hydrate dehydratase codes for MKPVKFLASIPQYAYSAEAVQKNEGKIAEQANLNLYQLMESAGLAAFQLLQSQWPNCKTFLIVCGKGNNGGDGFVLARLALENGIQVYLHSLAAVENYQGDAKRACEQYLKAGGCLHTIDEIDFSTVDIIVDALLGTGLSRTVRDNYRDVIELLNQLEKPILSLDVPSGLNANTGQVLGCAINAEATITFVGVKKGLLTGVAGDHCGELHFSGLGIGAAFSQQVNSTVTINSRDSLTALQPRRQSAHKGDSGFVLVVGGNLGMPGAVRLSAEASLRSGAGLVAVACHKHNQMIVTATRPELMLVSIGSKNIDNQHKVHKTNVVVIGPGLGTDTWATEQFQRVLALNKPMVVDADGLNLLASNPQYRKNWVLTPHPGEAARLLHCTVAEIEQDRFESAKAIALKYGGVCVLKGAGTLISDGNNVVINITGNSGMAVGGMGDVLSGIIGALILQSTNIFLAARYAVYLHGRAADIAITYGQKGLLASDLFPYIRQLVNE; via the coding sequence ATGAAACCTGTTAAATTTTTGGCAAGCATACCACAATATGCCTATTCGGCTGAAGCTGTCCAAAAAAACGAAGGTAAAATAGCAGAGCAAGCAAACTTAAATTTATATCAGTTAATGGAATCTGCAGGGTTAGCCGCTTTTCAGTTACTACAATCACAATGGCCTAATTGTAAAACATTCTTAATTGTTTGTGGTAAAGGCAACAATGGTGGCGATGGCTTTGTATTAGCCAGGTTGGCGCTTGAAAACGGCATACAGGTGTATCTACATAGTTTAGCAGCAGTAGAGAACTACCAAGGAGATGCCAAACGTGCTTGCGAGCAGTACCTTAAAGCAGGCGGGTGCCTGCATACAATTGATGAAATTGATTTTTCTACCGTTGATATTATCGTTGATGCCTTACTTGGTACTGGGTTATCTAGGACAGTAAGAGATAACTATCGTGACGTAATAGAATTATTAAATCAGCTGGAAAAACCAATACTAAGCCTTGATGTGCCGTCAGGGCTAAATGCAAATACAGGCCAAGTACTTGGATGTGCAATAAACGCAGAGGCAACCATTACCTTTGTTGGTGTTAAAAAAGGGCTGTTAACCGGTGTTGCCGGGGATCATTGTGGTGAGCTGCATTTTTCGGGATTAGGTATTGGCGCAGCGTTTAGCCAACAGGTCAATTCAACGGTTACGATCAATTCACGCGACTCTTTAACAGCATTACAGCCTAGACGACAAAGCGCACACAAAGGTGATAGTGGTTTTGTTCTAGTTGTTGGTGGTAATTTAGGTATGCCTGGTGCTGTAAGATTATCTGCAGAAGCCAGTTTACGCAGTGGCGCAGGCTTGGTTGCCGTCGCATGTCATAAACATAACCAAATGATTGTGACTGCCACTCGACCAGAACTAATGCTAGTAAGCATAGGTAGCAAAAATATTGATAATCAGCACAAAGTACACAAAACAAATGTCGTTGTTATTGGGCCTGGACTAGGCACTGATACGTGGGCAACCGAACAATTTCAACGAGTATTAGCATTAAACAAACCTATGGTTGTTGATGCCGATGGACTAAATTTGCTCGCCAGTAACCCACAATATCGCAAAAACTGGGTATTAACTCCTCACCCCGGTGAAGCCGCCAGATTATTACATTGCACTGTGGCAGAAATAGAACAAGACAGGTTTGAATCAGCCAAAGCGATAGCTTTAAAATATGGTGGTGTTTGTGTATTAAAAGGGGCAGGCACTCTGATTAGTGATGGTAACAATGTAGTAATCAATATAACTGGTAATTCTGGTATGGCTGTTGGTGGTATGGGAGATGTCTTATCTGGTATCATTGGCGCTTTAATATTACAATCAACTAATATATTTTTGGCAGCCAGATACGCAGTGTATTTACATGGCCGAGCTGCCGATATTGCAATAACTTATGGTCAAAAAGGCTTGCTCGCCAGTGATCTATTTCCTTATATTCGACAACTGGTAAATGAATGA
- the queG gene encoding tRNA epoxyqueuosine(34) reductase QueG has product MSDQSSINYQQLAEKIKLWAIELGFSDIGICDVDLKSHEKALSKWLEQGYHGNMDYMARHDLMRARPSELLPGTLRVISARLDYLPTQAKFAKILKQPKHAFVSRYALGRDYHKLMRNRLKQLGQKIEAYCHSLNFRPFVDSAPVLERPLAEKAGLGWVGKHSLLINQQAGSWFFLGELMVDIPLPVDQPKQNQCGQCVSCIKICPTNAIVEPYVVDARRCISYLTIELRDAIPEEFRPLIGNRIYGCDDCQLICPWNKFAKLSVEDDFQPRNQLDDITLLEIFTWTEPEFLKNTEGSPIRRIGFDCWQRNIAVALGNAPFDQAIVDALTSQQTDSEMVQEHIDWALQQQQLKLEHLSDNKNERLTARLIRTIEKGLSRDA; this is encoded by the coding sequence ATGAGCGATCAGTCATCTATTAACTATCAACAACTGGCCGAAAAAATCAAGCTTTGGGCAATAGAGCTAGGCTTTAGTGATATTGGTATTTGTGATGTCGATTTAAAAAGCCATGAAAAAGCTTTAAGCAAATGGCTTGAGCAAGGCTATCACGGCAATATGGATTACATGGCTAGGCATGATCTGATGCGCGCTAGGCCTAGTGAACTGTTACCTGGCACACTGCGAGTCATCTCTGCTCGTTTGGATTACCTGCCGACTCAGGCAAAATTTGCCAAAATATTAAAACAACCAAAGCATGCCTTTGTGTCTCGCTATGCTCTGGGCCGAGATTATCATAAATTAATGCGTAATCGCTTAAAGCAACTAGGCCAAAAAATTGAAGCGTATTGTCATAGCCTTAATTTTCGACCCTTTGTTGATTCTGCACCGGTGTTAGAGCGACCGTTAGCAGAAAAAGCGGGCCTAGGCTGGGTTGGAAAGCACAGTTTACTGATCAATCAGCAAGCTGGCTCCTGGTTTTTCTTGGGTGAACTCATGGTAGATATTCCTCTGCCCGTTGATCAGCCGAAACAAAATCAATGTGGTCAATGTGTTTCTTGTATTAAAATTTGCCCGACCAATGCCATTGTTGAGCCCTATGTTGTTGACGCTCGCCGTTGTATTTCTTATTTAACCATTGAGTTACGGGATGCAATCCCAGAAGAATTTCGACCATTGATAGGCAATCGAATATATGGCTGTGATGACTGTCAATTAATTTGCCCGTGGAATAAATTTGCGAAGCTCTCGGTTGAGGATGACTTTCAACCACGCAACCAACTCGACGATATAACGTTATTGGAAATATTTACATGGACTGAGCCAGAGTTCTTAAAAAATACTGAAGGCTCACCTATTCGTCGTATCGGTTTTGATTGCTGGCAACGAAACATTGCTGTGGCACTGGGTAATGCTCCTTTTGATCAAGCCATAGTTGATGCCCTAACGTCTCAGCAAACAGACAGTGAAATGGTGCAAGAACATATTGACTGGGCTTTACAGCAACAACAGTTAAAACTAGAACATCTTAGCGATAACAAAAATGAACGATTAACCGCTCGGTTAATTCGTACCATTGAAAAAGGTTTATCAAGAGACGCCTAA
- a CDS encoding ribbon-helix-helix domain-containing protein, which translates to MTRQSITLTDPNDEWIKSQISTYHEYSNKSELINDLIRQARRADMINQKLALSEASGTVNQNKEDMLKEFKEKLK; encoded by the coding sequence ATGACAAGACAAAGTATTACGTTAACTGATCCAAATGATGAATGGATAAAATCTCAGATATCTACTTATCATGAGTATAGTAATAAAAGTGAACTGATTAATGATTTGATTCGCCAGGCGCGTCGTGCTGATATGATTAATCAGAAATTAGCTCTATCAGAAGCTAGCGGCACTGTTAATCAAAATAAAGAAGATATGTTGAAAGAATTCAAAGAAAAGTTGAAGTAA
- a CDS encoding type II toxin-antitoxin system RelE/ParE family toxin produces MYKYELTQNAKDDLFRIYSFGYEEFGEAIADKYYFSLFEAFEKISKDPSIYQSVDHIRPGYKRFIHKPDSIYFRINKNKVVITAILGRQNYDNWL; encoded by the coding sequence ATGTATAAATACGAACTTACGCAAAATGCCAAGGATGATCTTTTTCGTATTTATAGTTTTGGTTATGAAGAGTTTGGCGAGGCTATAGCTGATAAATATTACTTTAGCTTGTTTGAAGCATTTGAAAAAATATCGAAAGATCCTTCCATTTATCAAAGTGTCGATCATATTCGACCCGGGTATAAACGTTTCATCCATAAACCTGACAGCATTTATTTTAGAATTAACAAAAATAAAGTAGTAATCACTGCAATATTAGGAAGGCAAAACTACGACAATTGGCTCTGA